Proteins encoded by one window of Mariniplasma anaerobium:
- a CDS encoding LytTR family DNA-binding domain-containing protein yields MKLTIVKDKNQKEIEIIIKCQNEDEKVEEIKNALTYYNLHLVCKKDDQFFQLDPHDIYYIDALGHQVFVYTKQDVYNIDQKLYQLEEKLAFTPFLRVNKSTIVNTKKIVKFKSFINGRMEARLDNDDRVMISRLYVSKLKEKLGGQNT; encoded by the coding sequence ATGAAATTGACGATTGTAAAAGACAAAAACCAAAAAGAAATTGAAATTATAATCAAATGCCAAAATGAAGATGAAAAAGTTGAAGAGATTAAAAATGCTTTAACTTATTACAATCTTCATTTAGTATGCAAAAAAGATGACCAATTCTTTCAATTAGATCCTCATGATATTTATTATATTGATGCACTTGGTCATCAAGTATTTGTCTATACAAAACAAGATGTATACAATATCGATCAAAAACTATATCAACTTGAAGAGAAATTAGCTTTTACACCTTTTTTAAGAGTAAATAAAAGCACGATTGTAAATACAAAAAAGATTGTTAAATTTAAATCTTTTATCAATGGCCGCATGGAAGCAAGATTAGACAATGATGATCGAGTTATGATTTCAAGATTGTATGTGAGTAAACTAAAAGAAAAACTAGGAGGTCAAAACACATGA
- the rplI gene encoding 50S ribosomal protein L9, producing the protein MKRWILLGSVLVLLGLSIYLFLPYASFESIEEILSFSFLIFSVVVVFVGLYYNLNFQTRQKIKTLQNRLSMWTKLSYHVNQVGDEVFNELPIGVIACDETFEVKWANPHAKIIFEQKIDGKNLKDISEKLYSQANSNKVKFIVDIKGNQYDVTYRPDINFFYLFNVTEREEVRKKYSEQIPALGIIYLDNLDEALGSLDVSEQSSLKGEYLAAINDWAHLYDGYLKPYSDERIFLICYRKNLDLMIEKKFELLDKIRDISNENKVRVSISMGIASWDIDYEALGVYAQNAVELAEKRGGDQVVVNIQNQKIIYFGAKNDASSKSSRVGVRINAQTIKDFIDHSSKVFIMGHNQADMDAFGSMIACYHMAKVSNKPIYLIVDMDKMDRTVQKIINIVKDDIKEILEHMITTKEALELLDSQSTLMILDTQSPKIAMNAEVLTKTEQIIVIDHHRVGDEGFNAMFSVIESSASSTIELVMELLGFYNMNEEIHISPVEATMMYAGLVVDTNNFVYRTGSRTFEVAAQLKDLGADTSEVKTWLRKDFLRTMEINKLLSHVEIFLGHFAFVVTRDIYDDRILLAQVADAALQINDIDAAFTISRMSEDTIGISARSFQKVNVQVLLEAIGGGGHFSVAAAQIKNRSIKEVVDDLKNMIELEYGQGGEIVKVILQEDVKGKGKKNQIIEVANGYGQFLVNQKKAVLATDEALDALEKEKQEILEANQRHIALMKSLKGEIDGKKVTLGIQIGKDGKLFGAITTKQIVEEFEKEHHILIDKKKVELQSEINSVGIYTAFVTLNKEIKAQFEVHIVEK; encoded by the coding sequence ATGAAACGTTGGATTTTGTTAGGAAGCGTCTTAGTTCTTTTAGGATTAAGTATTTATTTATTTTTACCATATGCTTCTTTTGAGTCAATTGAAGAAATTTTAAGTTTTTCTTTTTTAATCTTTAGTGTTGTTGTTGTGTTCGTAGGCTTATATTATAATTTAAATTTTCAAACAAGACAAAAGATTAAAACTTTACAAAATCGTCTATCTATGTGGACAAAACTATCCTACCATGTGAATCAAGTTGGTGATGAAGTTTTTAACGAACTTCCGATTGGTGTGATTGCATGCGATGAAACTTTTGAAGTTAAATGGGCTAACCCTCATGCAAAAATTATATTTGAACAAAAAATTGATGGAAAAAATCTTAAGGATATCAGTGAAAAACTTTATTCACAAGCAAATTCAAATAAAGTAAAATTTATTGTTGATATTAAAGGTAATCAATATGATGTAACATATAGACCAGATATCAATTTCTTTTATTTATTTAATGTAACTGAAAGAGAAGAAGTAAGAAAAAAATATAGCGAACAAATACCAGCTTTAGGTATTATTTATCTCGATAATTTAGATGAAGCTTTAGGCTCACTAGATGTTTCAGAACAATCATCACTTAAAGGTGAATACTTAGCTGCAATTAATGACTGGGCTCATTTATATGATGGATATTTAAAACCTTATTCTGATGAACGTATCTTTTTAATTTGTTATCGTAAAAATCTTGATTTAATGATTGAGAAAAAATTTGAACTCTTAGATAAGATAAGAGATATCTCTAATGAAAATAAAGTAAGAGTTTCTATTTCAATGGGTATTGCTTCTTGGGATATTGATTATGAAGCATTAGGTGTTTATGCACAAAATGCAGTCGAGCTTGCTGAAAAGCGTGGTGGAGATCAAGTTGTGGTTAATATTCAAAATCAAAAGATTATATATTTTGGTGCTAAAAATGATGCATCAAGTAAAAGTTCTAGAGTTGGCGTTAGAATTAATGCTCAAACGATAAAAGATTTTATTGACCATTCAAGTAAGGTTTTTATTATGGGACATAATCAAGCAGATATGGATGCATTTGGATCGATGATTGCTTGTTATCACATGGCCAAAGTTTCTAATAAACCAATTTATCTGATTGTAGATATGGATAAAATGGATCGTACCGTTCAAAAAATCATAAATATTGTCAAAGATGACATTAAAGAAATATTAGAACATATGATTACAACTAAAGAAGCTTTAGAACTATTAGATAGTCAATCAACACTTATGATATTAGATACGCAATCGCCTAAGATTGCGATGAATGCAGAAGTTTTAACAAAAACAGAACAGATTATCGTCATTGACCACCATAGAGTTGGAGATGAAGGATTTAATGCAATGTTTTCAGTTATTGAATCTTCAGCATCATCTACCATAGAGCTTGTAATGGAACTTCTAGGATTTTATAATATGAACGAAGAAATTCATATTTCACCTGTTGAAGCTACCATGATGTATGCTGGATTGGTTGTAGATACCAATAATTTCGTCTATAGAACTGGATCAAGAACATTTGAAGTAGCTGCACAATTAAAAGACTTAGGTGCGGATACATCAGAAGTTAAAACATGGCTTAGAAAAGACTTTTTAAGAACCATGGAAATTAATAAATTATTAAGTCATGTAGAAATCTTTTTAGGGCATTTTGCATTTGTAGTGACCAGAGATATTTATGATGACAGAATTTTATTAGCACAAGTTGCTGATGCTGCACTACAAATTAATGATATAGATGCTGCATTTACAATTTCAAGAATGAGTGAAGATACCATAGGTATTAGTGCTAGAAGTTTTCAAAAGGTTAATGTACAAGTATTATTAGAAGCAATTGGCGGAGGCGGACACTTTAGTGTCGCAGCTGCTCAAATAAAAAATAGATCAATTAAAGAAGTCGTGGATGATTTAAAAAACATGATAGAATTAGAATATGGTCAAGGAGGAGAAATCGTGAAAGTTATATTACAAGAAGATGTAAAAGGTAAAGGTAAGAAAAATCAAATTATCGAAGTTGCAAACGGGTATGGTCAATTTCTTGTCAATCAAAAAAAGGCAGTTCTTGCAACTGATGAAGCCCTTGATGCATTAGAAAAAGAAAAACAGGAAATCTTAGAAGCAAATCAAAGACATATTGCATTAATGAAATCTTTAAAAGGTGAAATTGATGGAAAGAAAGTAACGTTAGGTATTCAAATTGGAAAAGATGGAAAACTCTTTGGAGCTATTACAACAAAACAAATTGTTGAAGAATTTGAAAAAGAACATCATATTTTAATTGATAAGAAAAAAGTAGAATTGCAATCTGAAATAAATTCTGTTGGAATTTATACAGCATTTGTAACACTAAATAAAGAAATTAAGGCGCAATTTGAAGTACATATCGTAGAAAAGTAG
- the dnaB gene encoding replicative DNA helicase yields MAKSLPYHKEAEQSVIGAIFIDPKIITAVIDQLSKEDFFEQSHILIYQAMQDLYNENLKIDYASVGSKLEQTQNLVKAGGMKYILDLADFVPSTAHIETYIDLVKDGSLKRQVINLADEILKEGFQGEIEAKDYLTNAEERIFALAQKRKTSAFAIISEVIQQVKEKTEKNRNKKGGITGLHTGFENLDRLTAGLQPEELIILAARPSMGKSALAMNLALNIAKHNKEGKSGVAIFSLEMSNEQLAARMLSTEANVENNKIKTGNLTSKEWQHLEGGIQSLSLLNISFDDSASVTVADIRAKCRKLSQEGKLDFVIIDYLQLIKGDSKSGNRQEEVARISRSLKQMARELKIPILALSQLSREVEKREDKRPVLADLRESGAIEQDADIVMFLYRGDYYIHDPEKKTGDVELSIAKNRQGMAGIRLSFRFDTEYSRFTAKEDREEELYRD; encoded by the coding sequence ATGGCAAAAAGTTTACCGTATCATAAAGAGGCAGAGCAATCTGTTATAGGCGCAATATTTATAGATCCAAAGATAATCACTGCTGTTATCGATCAACTTAGCAAAGAGGATTTTTTTGAGCAATCTCATATCTTGATTTATCAAGCTATGCAAGATTTATATAATGAAAATCTAAAAATCGATTATGCAAGTGTAGGATCTAAATTAGAACAAACTCAAAACTTAGTTAAAGCTGGAGGTATGAAATACATCCTTGATTTAGCTGATTTTGTGCCATCTACAGCGCATATCGAAACTTATATTGATTTAGTTAAAGATGGATCTTTAAAAAGACAGGTCATTAATTTAGCTGATGAAATTCTTAAAGAAGGATTTCAAGGTGAAATAGAAGCCAAAGATTATTTAACAAATGCTGAAGAACGTATTTTTGCATTAGCGCAAAAAAGAAAAACATCAGCTTTTGCAATCATCTCAGAAGTTATACAACAAGTTAAAGAAAAAACAGAAAAAAATAGAAATAAAAAAGGCGGTATTACTGGCCTTCATACTGGATTTGAAAATCTAGATCGCCTAACTGCTGGGCTTCAACCAGAGGAACTTATCATATTAGCAGCTAGACCTTCTATGGGGAAATCAGCTCTTGCGATGAATCTTGCTTTAAATATTGCTAAACATAATAAAGAAGGTAAAAGTGGCGTTGCGATTTTCTCACTTGAAATGAGTAACGAACAGCTTGCTGCACGTATGCTTTCTACTGAAGCAAATGTTGAAAATAATAAAATAAAAACTGGTAATCTAACTTCAAAAGAATGGCAACATCTTGAAGGTGGTATACAGTCTTTATCTTTATTAAATATTTCATTTGATGATTCTGCAAGTGTTACAGTTGCTGATATTAGAGCTAAATGTAGAAAATTATCACAAGAAGGTAAACTAGACTTTGTCATTATTGATTACCTACAATTAATTAAAGGTGATTCTAAATCAGGAAATAGACAAGAAGAAGTTGCAAGAATATCTCGAAGCTTAAAACAAATGGCTAGAGAATTAAAAATTCCAATTCTTGCTTTATCACAATTATCTCGTGAAGTTGAAAAGCGTGAAGATAAAAGACCTGTATTAGCAGATCTTCGTGAATCTGGAGCTATTGAACAAGATGCCGATATCGTTATGTTTTTATATCGTGGAGATTATTACATCCATGATCCAGAAAAGAAAACTGGTGATGTTGAATTAAGCATCGCTAAGAATAGACAAGGTATGGCAGGTATTAGATTAAGTTTTAGATTTGATACAGAATATTCAAGATTTACTGCTAAAGAAGATCGAGAAGAAGAACTATATAGAGATTAA
- a CDS encoding Dps family protein — protein MMEKLFKGLNKQVANLSVFFTKLHHYHWYVEGPQFYQLHEKFEALYDEMNELYDGFAERLLMIGGQPVSNLKSYLELTSLKEASGKEAPMVMAKHILNDIKLINTELKELLLVAQELGDEVTADMLIGTISSFDKHIWMLSATTK, from the coding sequence ATTATGGAAAAATTATTCAAAGGATTGAACAAGCAAGTTGCAAACTTAAGCGTTTTTTTCACAAAGTTACATCACTATCACTGGTATGTAGAAGGGCCTCAATTTTATCAATTACATGAAAAATTTGAAGCATTATATGATGAAATGAACGAATTATATGATGGATTCGCAGAAAGATTATTAATGATCGGTGGACAACCAGTATCAAATCTTAAATCTTATTTAGAACTTACTTCATTAAAAGAAGCAAGTGGTAAAGAAGCACCAATGGTTATGGCTAAACACATTTTAAATGATATCAAGCTTATTAATACTGAATTAAAAGAATTGTTATTAGTTGCTCAAGAATTAGGCGATGAAGTAACTGCTGATATGTTAATCGGTACAATTTCAAGTTTTGATAAACACATTTGGATGTTATCAGCAACAACTAAATAA
- the prfA gene encoding peptide chain release factor 1: protein MFDRLKLIEKQYEEIQEKVISGTLEVKEMTELLKESAGIQETVELYRLYKEKETELKDLKEMIELEDDDDLILMANKEIDKLEAFLEKSEEKLKILLLPTDPNDGKNVIVEIKGAAGGDEGNIFAGDLFRMYSKYAESQNWKIEILNTMEGSMGGYTSIEFMITGKLVYSMLKYESGTHRVQRVPETESQGRIHTSTATVVVMPEAEEVEIDISWNDIRFDTFNSSGPGGQSVNTTKSAVRLTHVPTNIAVSCQEGKSQHENKAKAFILLKTRIYDRILGEQAAKEDEKRHQLIGRGDRSEKIRTYNYPQNRVSDHRIGLTLQRLDAIIEGRLDLILEPLLNEFQKRQLTGELE from the coding sequence ATGTTTGATAGACTAAAGCTTATAGAAAAGCAATATGAAGAAATTCAAGAAAAGGTAATCAGTGGAACTTTAGAAGTCAAAGAAATGACTGAACTTCTAAAAGAATCTGCAGGAATTCAAGAAACTGTAGAACTCTACCGATTATATAAAGAAAAAGAAACTGAATTAAAAGACTTAAAAGAAATGATCGAATTAGAAGATGATGACGATCTTATTTTAATGGCGAATAAAGAGATTGATAAATTAGAAGCATTTTTAGAAAAATCTGAAGAGAAACTAAAAATATTACTTCTACCTACAGATCCTAATGATGGCAAAAATGTTATCGTTGAAATTAAAGGTGCTGCAGGTGGAGATGAAGGTAATATCTTTGCTGGCGATCTTTTTAGAATGTATTCAAAATACGCTGAATCACAAAATTGGAAAATTGAAATTTTAAATACAATGGAAGGATCTATGGGTGGATATACATCTATAGAGTTTATGATTACAGGTAAGCTTGTATATTCAATGCTTAAATATGAGTCTGGAACCCATCGTGTTCAACGTGTCCCTGAAACAGAATCTCAAGGTCGTATCCACACCTCAACGGCAACAGTGGTTGTTATGCCCGAAGCAGAAGAAGTTGAAATTGATATCAGTTGGAATGATATCAGATTTGACACATTCAATTCAAGTGGTCCAGGTGGACAATCTGTAAACACAACAAAATCTGCAGTAAGATTAACACATGTACCAACAAATATCGCAGTAAGTTGTCAAGAAGGTAAATCTCAACATGAAAATAAAGCTAAAGCTTTTATCCTTCTTAAGACAAGAATATATGATCGTATCTTAGGTGAACAAGCGGCTAAAGAAGACGAAAAACGCCATCAATTAATTGGTAGAGGCGATAGAAGTGAGAAAATAAGAACATATAACTATCCTCAAAATAGAGTCTCTGATCATAGAATAGGATTAACCTTACAAAGATTAGATGCAATTATAGAAGGTAGATTAGATCTTATACTAGAACCTTTATTAAATGAATTTCAAAAGCGTCAGTTAACAGGAGAATTAG